One Telluria mixta DNA window includes the following coding sequences:
- a CDS encoding LacI family DNA-binding transcriptional regulator, with protein sequence MSEKRPLAALPSNGKAISISAVAEQAGVSIATVSRVINASKPVSADTRERVEAAVAALGYRANAFARSLTRGESRLLLVLVPDFANPFYSETVKGVASVVRRHGYNIVLAGAPDALAPDTGAPDALYSRLVDGVISLASLHDLQPAIRDMPDLPWVACSEFVEDGGMPHASIDHGQAALDAVQYLINRGHRRIALLGADESYVWARQRHAGYEAALKRAGIPLDAQLVRVARGTDYSLGMEAAGALLALESPPTAVFAVSDTLAIGAIKAFRRAGRRVPDDIAVVGFDNIPLAQVFEPALTTIAQPMFELGAAAARLLLERLAGGHPRSLTLQHALVVRESA encoded by the coding sequence ATGTCCGAGAAACGCCCCCTAGCGGCGCTCCCCTCCAACGGCAAGGCCATTTCGATCAGCGCGGTCGCCGAGCAGGCCGGCGTGTCGATCGCCACCGTGTCGCGCGTCATCAATGCAAGCAAGCCGGTGAGCGCCGACACCCGCGAACGCGTCGAGGCGGCGGTCGCGGCGCTCGGCTACCGTGCCAATGCGTTCGCACGCAGCCTGACGCGGGGAGAAAGCCGGCTGTTGCTCGTCCTGGTGCCCGATTTCGCCAATCCGTTCTACTCGGAGACCGTCAAGGGCGTGGCCTCGGTCGTCCGGCGCCACGGCTACAACATCGTGCTGGCCGGGGCGCCTGACGCGCTCGCCCCCGACACGGGCGCGCCGGACGCGCTGTACAGCCGCCTGGTCGACGGCGTCATCAGCCTGGCCAGCCTGCACGACCTGCAGCCCGCGATCCGGGACATGCCCGACCTGCCGTGGGTGGCGTGTTCGGAATTCGTCGAGGACGGCGGCATGCCGCATGCGAGCATCGACCACGGCCAGGCGGCGCTCGACGCCGTGCAATACCTGATCAACCGCGGCCACCGCCGTATCGCCCTGCTGGGCGCCGACGAGTCCTATGTGTGGGCACGCCAGCGCCACGCGGGCTACGAGGCCGCCCTCAAGCGCGCGGGCATTCCGCTCGACGCGCAACTGGTGCGCGTCGCGCGCGGTACCGACTACAGCCTGGGCATGGAAGCCGCCGGCGCGCTGCTGGCACTGGAATCGCCGCCGACCGCGGTGTTCGCGGTGTCCGACACGCTCGCGATCGGCGCCATCAAGGCCTTCCGCCGCGCGGGCCGCCGGGTGCCGGACGACATCGCCGTGGTCGGCTTCGACAATATCCCGCTGGCCCAGGTGTTCGAACCGGCCCTGACGACGATCGCGCAGCCGATGTTCGAGCTCGGCGCCGCGGCCGCCAGGCTGCTGCTCGAACGCCTCGCCGGCGGCCATCCCCGCTCGTTGACGCTCCAGCATGCGCTGGTCGTGCGCGAGTCGGCCTGA
- a CDS encoding glycoside hydrolase family 43 protein — translation MTISRHTAGELAKLVLAASLCTATMAGAQVTYQNPVLPGFYSDPSVCRAGKDYYMVHSSFGYFPGVPIFHSTNLVNWEQIGHVLTRPEQVPLQKSGVTLGIFAPTLRCHDGVYYMITTNITDKGNFYVTATDPRGPWSDPVWIDMPGIDPSLFFDDDGKVYVTSTVNWGPNIHEGIHLAQIDIQTGKLLTTPRNVWAGTGGRYPEGPHLYKKDGWYYLMIAEGGTQFGHKETIARSRRIDGPYMGDPGNPIMTHADMNAETSAIQGLGHGDLVQTQDGAWFMVAHAFRQHDDHQILGRETFLAPVRWDKDAWPVVNGNGTVSERMEAPSLPGPVLKQVAPRAEDFSGKRLGYEWNYLHNPRTDRYSLAERPGHLRLHGTGATLADVDGVTFVGRRQQHFDFEAGTTLDFAPGADGEEAGLTLFKDDRHHYVLAVTRQGGQRVAVLRIRLGLIGTVLRTVALANGPVSLRVGGNKDRYTFAVRQGSGAWTGIGEADTRYLSSVTAGGFTGVYIGLYATTNGKADMAPADFDGFAYRPAP, via the coding sequence ATGACAATATCTAGACACACCGCCGGCGAGCTCGCGAAGCTCGTCCTCGCCGCGTCCCTGTGCACTGCCACAATGGCCGGCGCGCAGGTCACCTACCAGAACCCCGTGCTGCCGGGCTTCTATTCCGACCCCAGCGTCTGCCGGGCCGGCAAGGACTACTACATGGTCCACAGCAGCTTCGGCTATTTCCCGGGCGTGCCCATCTTCCACAGCACGAACCTCGTCAACTGGGAACAGATCGGCCACGTGCTGACGCGGCCGGAGCAGGTCCCGCTGCAGAAATCGGGCGTCACGCTCGGCATCTTCGCGCCGACCTTGCGCTGCCATGACGGCGTGTACTACATGATCACGACGAACATCACGGACAAGGGGAATTTCTATGTGACCGCCACCGACCCGCGCGGGCCTTGGTCCGACCCCGTCTGGATCGACATGCCGGGCATCGACCCCAGCCTGTTCTTCGACGACGACGGCAAGGTGTACGTGACGTCGACCGTGAACTGGGGACCGAATATCCACGAGGGCATCCACCTGGCGCAGATCGACATCCAAACCGGCAAGCTGCTGACGACCCCGAGGAACGTGTGGGCCGGCACCGGCGGCCGCTATCCCGAGGGACCCCACCTGTACAAGAAGGACGGCTGGTACTACCTGATGATCGCGGAAGGCGGCACGCAGTTCGGCCACAAGGAAACCATCGCGCGCAGCCGCCGCATCGACGGCCCCTACATGGGTGATCCGGGCAATCCCATCATGACCCATGCCGACATGAATGCGGAGACCAGCGCCATCCAGGGCCTCGGGCACGGCGACCTGGTGCAGACGCAGGACGGGGCATGGTTCATGGTGGCGCACGCGTTCCGCCAGCACGACGACCACCAGATCCTCGGCCGCGAGACCTTCCTCGCGCCGGTCCGCTGGGACAAGGACGCCTGGCCCGTCGTCAACGGCAACGGCACGGTGAGCGAGCGGATGGAAGCGCCTTCATTGCCGGGACCCGTCCTGAAGCAGGTTGCGCCGCGTGCCGAGGACTTTTCCGGCAAGCGCCTCGGCTACGAGTGGAACTACCTGCACAACCCGCGTACCGACCGCTATTCGCTGGCGGAACGGCCCGGCCACCTGCGCCTGCACGGTACGGGCGCCACGCTGGCCGACGTCGACGGCGTGACGTTCGTAGGGCGCCGCCAGCAGCATTTCGATTTTGAAGCCGGTACCACGCTCGACTTCGCGCCGGGCGCCGACGGCGAGGAGGCCGGTCTCACGCTGTTCAAGGACGACAGGCACCACTATGTGCTGGCCGTGACGCGCCAGGGCGGGCAGCGGGTGGCCGTGCTGCGCATCCGGCTGGGGCTGATCGGTACGGTACTGCGAACGGTGGCGCTGGCAAATGGGCCCGTCAGCTTGCGCGTTGGCGGCAACAAGGACCGGTACACGTTCGCGGTTCGCCAGGGCAGCGGCGCCTGGACCGGCATAGGCGAGGCGGATACGCGCTACCTGAGTTCGGTCACGGCGGGCGGCTTCACTGGCGTCTACATCGGCCTCTATGCCACTACGAACGGCAAGGCGGACATGGCGCCGGCCGACTTCGACGGGTTCGCATACCGTCCGGCGCCTTGA
- a CDS encoding MFS transporter: MPTDQPDHRQADWRQGWILVMSGFLPVMAIIALAPTLPTLLAHFRDVGNPQLMVPLLITAPSACIALFAPLAGVVTDRFGRRNLMLWAMAVYGIGGFIPFFIDSFWAVVAGRVVIGLGEAAVLTVSNTLLADYFEEKARHRWLMLQGLMGSILGTVTIACSGFLAAKGWQWPFAVYGIAFPILAASIFYLYEPQPRVRTQPGAAAPAAALPFPYKVALLVCGVTVLLSTIYYVQVIHFSVLLKDLGVQDPQSIGLAMAIPSLGVPIGAVIFRATTRYGVPNQIALVFLGYCIGLGGIGLAPDYKVALAFAFVQQLANGIIVPALVAFAQSSFSFEHRGRGMGWWASSFFAAQFVSPAVVNVVRGMAGGLQGAFVVFGVIAGIGVILTLIMRGRARTPAVSARI, translated from the coding sequence ATGCCTACCGATCAACCGGACCACCGCCAGGCCGACTGGCGCCAGGGTTGGATCCTCGTAATGTCCGGCTTCCTGCCCGTGATGGCGATCATCGCGCTGGCGCCGACGCTGCCCACCTTGCTCGCGCATTTCCGCGACGTCGGCAACCCGCAGTTGATGGTGCCTCTCCTGATCACGGCGCCCAGCGCCTGCATCGCGCTGTTTGCGCCCCTCGCCGGCGTCGTCACCGACCGCTTCGGCCGGCGCAACCTGATGCTGTGGGCGATGGCGGTCTACGGCATCGGTGGCTTCATCCCGTTTTTCATCGACAGTTTCTGGGCCGTGGTCGCCGGCCGGGTCGTGATCGGCCTGGGCGAGGCGGCGGTGCTGACCGTCTCGAATACGCTGCTCGCCGACTATTTCGAGGAAAAGGCGCGGCACCGCTGGCTGATGCTGCAGGGCCTCATGGGCTCGATCCTCGGTACGGTGACGATCGCCTGTTCGGGCTTCCTGGCCGCGAAGGGCTGGCAATGGCCCTTCGCCGTGTACGGCATCGCCTTTCCCATCCTGGCCGCCAGCATCTTCTACCTGTATGAGCCCCAGCCGCGCGTCCGCACGCAGCCGGGTGCCGCCGCGCCGGCAGCGGCCCTGCCGTTCCCATACAAGGTGGCGCTGCTCGTGTGCGGCGTGACCGTCCTGCTGTCGACGATCTACTACGTCCAGGTCATTCACTTTTCCGTGCTGCTGAAGGACCTGGGCGTGCAGGACCCGCAATCGATCGGTTTGGCGATGGCGATCCCCAGCCTGGGCGTGCCGATCGGCGCCGTGATCTTCCGCGCCACCACCCGCTACGGCGTGCCGAACCAGATCGCGCTCGTCTTCCTCGGCTACTGCATCGGCCTGGGCGGCATCGGCCTCGCGCCGGACTACAAGGTGGCGCTGGCGTTCGCCTTCGTGCAGCAGCTCGCCAACGGCATCATCGTGCCCGCGCTGGTCGCCTTCGCGCAAAGCAGCTTCTCGTTCGAGCACCGCGGCCGCGGCATGGGCTGGTGGGCCAGTTCCTTCTTCGCTGCGCAGTTCGTGTCCCCGGCCGTCGTCAACGTCGTGCGCGGCATGGCCGGCGGGCTGCAGGGCGCGTTCGTCGTATTCGGGGTGATCGCCGGGATCGGCGTCATCCTCACCCTGATCATGCGGGGCCGGGCAAGGACGCCCGCGGTCTCCGCACGCATCTGA
- a CDS encoding MFS transporter — MNVSPSAASHESAFAAAAGFSPRRRTAALIAVACAFVMDLLDTTIVNVAVPSIGHSLSASTAALEWVIAGYSVAFAVLLILGGRMGDSHGYRRMFLLGVALFTLTSLLCGLAPSVGVLEAGRLLQGASAALMVPQVMALVQVMYPPDLRYRVYAVFGFLGGISAALGPIVGGLLIDADWFGLGWRLAFLINLPVGAASLAAGLLLLPKGRGLHPVALDLKGALLSVLLLFAILLPLIEGPARGWPLWAAATLAAALPLAWLTWRYLGWRERRHGHALVPPALLKRRRVALGLLCGLCLQPVVPGYLLVMTFVLQGGRGLSASQMAYACAPIAFGAMLGISLLGPLLHRRLGVYALLPGAAAQLASVLLIGWAIGQPALPLWALVLGQLAMGVGLGLVGPPLSNATLADVPLAEAGAASGLLSAVQQLAGALGVALAGLLFFHGGPAVDLGRAYDYVAAYRAVLPLFAGLLVGGAVVCVSLARSRAERPV; from the coding sequence ATGAACGTTTCCCCTTCCGCCGCCTCCCACGAATCCGCGTTCGCGGCCGCCGCCGGCTTCAGTCCACGCCGCCGCACCGCCGCCCTGATCGCCGTCGCCTGCGCCTTCGTGATGGACCTCCTCGACACCACCATCGTCAACGTCGCCGTCCCGTCGATCGGCCACAGCCTCTCGGCCAGCACGGCCGCGCTGGAATGGGTGATCGCGGGCTATTCGGTCGCCTTCGCCGTGCTGCTGATCCTCGGCGGCCGCATGGGCGACAGCCACGGCTACCGCCGCATGTTCCTGCTCGGCGTCGCGCTGTTCACGCTGACGTCCTTGCTGTGCGGACTGGCGCCCAGCGTCGGCGTGCTCGAAGCGGGCCGCCTGCTGCAGGGCGCCAGCGCGGCACTCATGGTGCCGCAGGTGATGGCGCTCGTGCAGGTGATGTATCCACCCGATCTGCGCTACCGCGTGTACGCCGTGTTCGGCTTCCTGGGCGGGATCTCGGCCGCGCTCGGGCCGATCGTCGGCGGGCTGCTGATCGACGCCGACTGGTTTGGCCTGGGCTGGCGCCTCGCGTTCCTGATCAATCTGCCGGTAGGCGCGGCCAGCCTGGCGGCGGGCCTCCTGCTGCTGCCGAAAGGACGCGGCCTCCACCCGGTCGCGCTGGACCTGAAAGGCGCCTTGCTGTCGGTGCTGCTGCTGTTCGCGATCCTGCTGCCGCTGATCGAAGGCCCGGCCCGCGGCTGGCCGCTGTGGGCGGCCGCCACGCTCGCCGCCGCCCTGCCCCTCGCCTGGCTTACGTGGCGCTACCTGGGCTGGCGCGAACGCCGGCACGGCCACGCGCTGGTGCCGCCCGCGCTCCTCAAGAGGCGCCGGGTCGCACTCGGCCTGCTGTGCGGGCTGTGCCTGCAACCCGTCGTGCCGGGCTATCTGCTGGTGATGACCTTCGTGCTGCAAGGTGGTCGAGGGCTGTCGGCGTCGCAGATGGCCTATGCCTGCGCGCCGATCGCGTTCGGGGCCATGCTCGGCATCAGCCTGCTCGGCCCCTTGCTGCACCGTCGCCTCGGGGTGTACGCGCTGCTGCCCGGCGCCGCCGCGCAGCTGGCCAGCGTGCTCCTGATCGGCTGGGCGATCGGCCAGCCGGCGCTGCCGCTGTGGGCGCTGGTGCTGGGCCAGCTGGCGATGGGTGTCGGCCTGGGCCTCGTCGGACCGCCGCTGTCGAACGCGACCCTCGCCGACGTACCGCTGGCGGAAGCCGGCGCGGCTTCCGGCCTGCTGAGCGCCGTCCAGCAACTGGCGGGCGCGCTCGGCGTGGCCTTGGCGGGGCTACTGTTCTTCCATGGCGGACCGGCCGTCGACCTCGGCCGCGCCTACGACTACGTGGCCGCCTATCGGGCCGTGCTGCCGCTGTTCGCCGGGCTGCTGGTCGGCGGTGCGGTCGTGTGCGTCAGCCTGGCGCGCAGCCGGGCGGAGCGCCCGGTCTGA
- a CDS encoding sugar phosphate isomerase/epimerase family protein — protein MNPTHSIKRGVSLYSYQYETFLRKMTLDDCIAHAAGLGARGIEVVSEQSFTNFPDVPQAEIDGFFASIEKHGAYAQCHDMFLDTKLYKHRKLNFDEMVASLQRDLRFAHRLGCKTMRVIVNTPPEVVVACVPLAEELDIHMGIEVHSPFHFDHPWILRYTELTRATGSDHVGYIPDMGMYIKDYPPVFRDRFLRMGATPKIVEFILEAHKARVLPDYVLMDVRKMGANPVDLQMAETLRHNIWSNPRRMLEFMPWIFHIHAKFYEIDDTGREPSIPYDEIIPVLIEGGYTGHLSSEYEGQRHIEDAFEVDGREQVKRQQQMFARLLGETE, from the coding sequence ATGAATCCAACCCACAGCATCAAGCGCGGCGTGTCGCTGTACTCGTACCAGTACGAGACCTTCCTGCGCAAGATGACCCTCGACGATTGCATCGCCCACGCGGCCGGCCTCGGCGCGCGCGGCATCGAGGTCGTCAGCGAACAGTCGTTCACGAACTTCCCGGACGTGCCGCAGGCCGAGATCGACGGCTTCTTTGCGTCGATCGAGAAGCACGGCGCGTACGCCCAGTGCCACGACATGTTCCTCGACACGAAGCTGTACAAGCACCGCAAGCTGAACTTCGACGAGATGGTCGCGTCGCTGCAGCGCGACCTGCGCTTCGCGCACCGCCTGGGCTGCAAGACGATGCGCGTCATCGTCAACACGCCGCCGGAAGTGGTCGTCGCGTGCGTGCCGCTGGCCGAGGAACTCGACATCCACATGGGCATCGAGGTGCATTCGCCGTTCCATTTCGACCATCCCTGGATCCTGCGCTACACCGAACTGACGCGCGCCACGGGCTCCGACCACGTCGGCTACATCCCGGACATGGGCATGTACATCAAGGACTACCCGCCGGTGTTCCGCGACCGTTTCCTGCGCATGGGCGCGACGCCGAAGATCGTGGAATTCATCCTGGAAGCGCACAAGGCGCGCGTCCTGCCGGACTACGTGCTGATGGACGTCCGCAAGATGGGTGCAAATCCGGTCGACCTGCAGATGGCGGAGACGCTGCGCCACAATATCTGGAGCAATCCGCGCCGCATGCTCGAATTCATGCCGTGGATCTTCCACATCCACGCCAAGTTCTACGAGATCGACGACACCGGCCGCGAGCCGTCGATTCCCTACGACGAGATCATCCCGGTCCTGATCGAGGGCGGCTACACGGGCCACCTGTCCAGCGAATACGAGGGCCAGCGCCACATCGAGGACGCGTTCGAGGTCGATGGCCGCGAACAGGTGAAACGGCAGCAGCAGATGTTCGCGCGCCTGCTGGGCGAGACGGAATAA
- a CDS encoding glycoside hydrolase family 3 protein, with translation MRYPLLPRLAAGTVTAIVAATAAAQPPLTTRTVPLIQVDGLQFRDLNRNGKLDTYEDWRLPARTRADALVAALTLEEKAGVMMHGNLPVSADGGRADLAAARPLVLERHVNAFVSRQHGDAGTLAADHNRLQALAEESRLAIPVSLSTDPRNHFQYTVGQSVAAAGFSQWPEPLGLAAIDDPALTRRFADVVRQEYLATGFTVALSPQADLASEPRWPRVFSTFGEDAAIAMRHVEASVAGLQDGATGLHDGSVVAVVKHWAGYGAAKDGWDSHNPYGKFMTFPGANFAYHLLPFDGAFKARVASVMPTYSMPDGRVDAGGVMPNLALDPVGGGYSRALLTDLLRERKGFEGVVLSDWAITADCAGPCADGAPDGVTPLAFFPQFGTPWGVEHLGKRARFVKAVAAGVDQFGGTEESSYLVDAVRASELPVARIDASVARILRQKFEQGLFEHPFVDEARAGTVVGSPGFRAQGLDAQRRSLILLQNKGKLLPLAGNGRKVWLHGVAPAVAARYGFTVVATPEQADLAIVRAATPSEMLHPRYIFGLLQHEGTLAYADGNPDYDAIQRAAAHVPTVVTVNLERAAILTNVVDKAGAVLANFGVSDEALLDVLTGKANPRGRLPLELPSSMAAVARQRPDLPHDSDAPLFPFGFGLSY, from the coding sequence ATGCGCTACCCATTGTTGCCGCGCCTCGCGGCAGGCACCGTCACGGCCATCGTCGCCGCGACCGCGGCTGCCCAGCCCCCGCTGACCACCCGTACCGTCCCGCTCATCCAGGTGGACGGCCTGCAATTCCGCGACTTGAACCGCAATGGAAAGCTCGACACGTACGAGGACTGGCGGCTGCCCGCGCGCACCCGGGCCGACGCGCTCGTGGCCGCGCTGACGCTGGAGGAAAAGGCCGGCGTCATGATGCACGGGAACCTGCCCGTCAGCGCCGACGGCGGCCGGGCCGACCTCGCCGCGGCGCGCCCGCTGGTGCTGGAACGCCACGTCAACGCCTTCGTCAGCCGCCAGCATGGCGACGCCGGCACGCTCGCGGCCGACCACAACCGCCTGCAAGCGCTCGCGGAAGAATCGCGCCTCGCCATCCCGGTGTCGCTCAGCACCGACCCGCGCAACCATTTCCAGTACACGGTCGGGCAAAGCGTCGCCGCCGCCGGGTTTTCCCAATGGCCAGAACCGCTCGGCCTGGCGGCGATCGACGATCCGGCGCTGACCCGCCGCTTCGCCGACGTCGTGCGCCAGGAGTACCTGGCCACCGGCTTCACCGTCGCGCTGTCGCCGCAAGCGGACCTGGCGAGCGAACCGCGCTGGCCGCGCGTGTTCTCGACCTTCGGCGAGGATGCCGCGATCGCAATGCGGCACGTGGAGGCCAGCGTCGCGGGCCTGCAGGATGGCGCGACGGGTCTCCACGACGGCAGCGTCGTCGCCGTCGTCAAGCACTGGGCCGGCTACGGCGCGGCGAAGGACGGGTGGGACAGCCACAACCCGTACGGCAAGTTCATGACCTTCCCCGGCGCGAACTTCGCCTACCACCTGCTGCCGTTCGACGGCGCGTTCAAGGCGCGCGTGGCGAGCGTGATGCCGACCTATTCGATGCCGGACGGCCGGGTCGACGCCGGCGGTGTCATGCCCAACCTCGCGCTCGACCCGGTCGGCGGCGGCTACAGCCGCGCGCTGCTGACCGACCTGCTGCGCGAACGAAAAGGGTTCGAGGGCGTGGTACTCAGCGACTGGGCGATCACCGCCGATTGCGCCGGCCCGTGCGCCGACGGCGCACCCGACGGCGTCACACCGCTCGCCTTTTTCCCGCAATTCGGCACGCCGTGGGGTGTCGAACACTTGGGCAAGCGCGCACGCTTCGTGAAAGCAGTCGCCGCCGGCGTCGACCAGTTCGGCGGCACCGAGGAGTCTTCGTACCTCGTCGACGCCGTGCGCGCGAGCGAGCTGCCCGTCGCGCGGATCGACGCGTCGGTCGCCCGCATCCTGCGGCAGAAATTCGAGCAGGGCCTGTTCGAGCATCCGTTCGTGGACGAGGCCCGCGCCGGCACGGTGGTCGGCAGCCCCGGGTTCCGCGCCCAGGGCCTGGATGCGCAACGCCGGTCGCTGATCCTGCTGCAGAACAAGGGCAAGCTGCTGCCGCTGGCGGGCAATGGGCGCAAGGTCTGGCTGCACGGCGTCGCGCCCGCCGTCGCGGCGCGCTACGGTTTCACGGTCGTGGCGACGCCGGAACAGGCCGACCTCGCGATCGTGCGCGCCGCCACGCCGTCCGAGATGCTGCACCCGCGTTACATCTTCGGGCTGCTGCAGCACGAGGGCACGCTGGCCTATGCCGACGGCAATCCCGACTACGACGCCATCCAGCGCGCGGCGGCCCACGTCCCGACCGTCGTCACCGTCAATCTCGAGCGTGCCGCGATCCTGACGAATGTCGTCGACAAGGCCGGCGCCGTGCTGGCCAACTTCGGCGTCAGCGACGAAGCCCTGCTCGACGTCCTGACCGGCAAGGCCAACCCGCGGGGCCGCCTGCCCCTCGAACTCCCGTCGTCCATGGCCGCCGTGGCGCGCCAGCGTCCCGACCTGCCGCACGACAGCGACGCGCCGCTGTTCCCGTTCGGCTTCGGACTGTCGTACTGA
- a CDS encoding C-glycoside deglycosidase beta subunit domain-containing protein, which produces MYDKHIIYPDSLRNLDNGGFALGVRLPYYRGQPLSVVEDIAVKVDGAAVPRDQVRFSVRGKTFTLDQLEENTAERWEFGEVADVSVVQAGGLAAGAHEVEVGVQLRISYLPWSPVTTCKRTETIAA; this is translated from the coding sequence ATGTACGACAAACACATCATCTACCCGGACAGCCTGCGCAACCTGGACAACGGCGGTTTCGCCCTCGGCGTGCGCCTGCCTTATTATCGCGGTCAGCCGCTGTCCGTGGTCGAGGACATCGCGGTCAAGGTCGACGGCGCCGCGGTGCCGCGCGACCAGGTGCGCTTCTCGGTGCGCGGCAAGACCTTCACGCTGGACCAGCTGGAAGAAAACACGGCCGAGCGCTGGGAATTCGGCGAAGTGGCCGACGTGTCGGTCGTGCAGGCCGGCGGCCTGGCCGCGGGCGCCCACGAGGTGGAGGTCGGCGTGCAGCTGCGCATCTCGTACCTGCCGTGGAGCCCGGTGACGACCTGCAAACGCACCGAAACCATCGCGGCCTGA
- a CDS encoding LysR family transcriptional regulator gives MRFNKLDLNLLVVLNALLTERSISRAAEKIHLSQPATSNALSRLRDYFEDELLVSSGRQLLLTPRAESLIEPVREVLMRIDSTIAAQPEFDPASESRDFTLLASDFTMTVLIPPLLETLFKEAPGLRIHIRTQNDRPDEVLEQGKADFLIIPSQFLSKNHPSVALFEEDYVCVTWEGNTRVRERLLLDDFLSSGHVTANFSGERQSTTFDSWFMDSFELTRRVEVTAPSMAALPAMVIGTDRIATVHRRIAERAQTYLPVRLWEPPLKIPRLVQTLQWHKYKNNDAATLWLRQRLIDVAARI, from the coding sequence ATGCGCTTCAATAAACTGGACCTGAACCTGCTGGTGGTCCTGAATGCCCTGCTCACCGAACGCAGCATCAGCCGCGCCGCCGAGAAGATCCACCTGAGCCAGCCGGCCACCAGCAACGCGCTGTCGCGCCTGCGCGATTATTTCGAGGACGAGCTGCTGGTGAGTTCCGGCCGCCAGCTGCTGCTCACGCCCCGCGCCGAATCCCTGATCGAGCCCGTGCGCGAAGTGCTGATGCGGATCGACTCGACCATCGCCGCCCAGCCGGAATTCGACCCGGCCAGCGAGAGCCGCGACTTCACCCTGCTGGCGTCGGATTTCACGATGACGGTGCTGATCCCGCCGCTGCTCGAAACGCTGTTCAAGGAAGCGCCGGGCCTGCGCATCCACATCCGCACGCAGAACGACCGGCCGGACGAGGTGCTGGAACAGGGCAAGGCCGACTTCCTCATCATCCCGTCGCAATTCCTGTCGAAGAACCATCCGTCGGTCGCGCTGTTCGAAGAAGACTACGTGTGCGTCACCTGGGAAGGTAATACCCGCGTGCGCGAGCGCCTGCTGCTCGACGACTTCCTGAGCAGCGGCCACGTGACCGCGAATTTCTCCGGCGAGCGCCAGAGCACGACCTTCGACAGCTGGTTCATGGACAGTTTCGAACTGACCCGGCGCGTGGAAGTGACGGCGCCGTCGATGGCCGCCCTGCCCGCCATGGTGATCGGCACCGACCGCATCGCCACCGTGCACCGCCGCATCGCCGAACGCGCGCAGACCTACCTGCCCGTGCGGCTGTGGGAACCGCCGCTGAAGATCCCGCGTCTGGTGCAGACGCTGCAGTGGCACAAATACAAGAACAACGATGCCGCCACCCTCTGGTTGCGCCAGCGCCTGATCGACGTCGCCGCGCGCATCTAG